Proteins found in one Campylobacter lari genomic segment:
- a CDS encoding McrB family protein, protein MNIWIYALKNDIEIKDIENYKNILVGDIIFGYIQIIESGGFFIVKKLVKKEDGQVEENDIESIKVDLPYSIMYCCKGGRFLYKLQKKEINFLLNEKILDDSKNKEEIDENIREKGGENIILYGVPGSGKSHTIKTKYPNNEYTFEKLVFHPDYSYSDFIGQIMPIVKDKIVSYDFIPGPFTNILKKAYNDPSGKYVLVIDEINRGNAPAIFGEVFQLLDRDKNGNSDYAINNENIAKIVYGKDNIEKPIKIPSNLWIIATMNTSDQNVFTLDTAFQRRFSMQLVKNSFDKKIQEFESEEKYNEYKNFIDKKILNTDVSWQIFCKTINSVISDNENDVSSMEDKRLGVFFVRNDDLESKEKFAHKVLKYLWDDVFKFDKDKLFNKNKYHTLEEVIERFVNEDEKSQFDIFIDDVKAMLYV, encoded by the coding sequence ATGAATATATGGATTTATGCATTAAAGAATGACATAGAAATTAAAGATATAGAAAACTATAAAAATATTTTGGTAGGCGATATTATTTTTGGCTATATACAAATTATCGAAAGTGGAGGTTTTTTTATTGTAAAAAAACTTGTGAAGAAAGAAGATGGTCAAGTTGAAGAAAATGACATAGAATCAATCAAAGTAGATTTACCATATAGTATTATGTATTGTTGTAAGGGAGGTAGATTTTTATACAAACTACAGAAAAAAGAAATTAATTTCTTGTTAAATGAAAAAATACTTGATGATAGTAAAAATAAAGAAGAAATTGATGAAAACATAAGAGAAAAAGGTGGAGAAAATATCATCTTATATGGTGTGCCAGGTAGTGGTAAAAGTCATACTATAAAAACAAAGTATCCAAATAATGAGTATACCTTTGAAAAATTAGTTTTTCATCCTGACTATTCATATAGTGATTTCATAGGACAGATAATGCCTATTGTAAAAGATAAAATCGTAAGTTATGATTTTATACCTGGACCTTTTACAAATATTTTAAAAAAGGCATATAATGATCCAAGTGGAAAATATGTTTTAGTTATTGATGAAATAAATCGTGGCAACGCTCCTGCAATATTTGGTGAAGTTTTTCAACTACTTGATAGAGATAAGAATGGCAATAGCGATTATGCGATAAACAATGAAAATATAGCAAAGATAGTTTATGGTAAGGACAATATAGAAAAACCTATTAAAATCCCATCAAACTTATGGATAATTGCCACAATGAATACAAGTGATCAAAATGTCTTTACACTTGATACTGCTTTTCAGCGTAGATTTTCTATGCAGTTAGTTAAAAATTCTTTTGATAAAAAAATACAAGAGTTTGAAAGTGAAGAAAAATACAATGAATATAAAAATTTTATAGATAAGAAAATTTTAAATACTGATGTTTCTTGGCAAATATTCTGTAAAACCATAAATTCAGTAATCTCTGACAACGAAAATGATGTTAGCTCAATGGAAGACAAAAGACTTGGTGTATTTTTTGTAAGAAATGATGACCTAGAAAGTAAAGAAAAATTTGCTCACAAAGTTTTAAAATATCTTTGGGATGATGTTTTTAAATTTGACAAAGATAAACTTTTTAATAAAAATAAATACCACACACTAGAAGAAGTCATTGAAAGATTTGTTAATGAAGATGAAAAATCTCAATTTGATATTTTTATCGATGATGTTAAGGCTATGTTATATGTTTAA